In one window of Microbacterium maritypicum DNA:
- a CDS encoding ABC transporter permease encodes MSRVAEQLVTGSAPVRRRPKATLLIGIVLTGLIVLMALVSLFWLPYPLADTSGGRLEGPSALHLLGTDRLGRDLLSQLMWGARIALVVGTCAVAIAAVLGTIVGLLAAFARPWVDDTLSAGLDVVIAFPVLLLAMLVVAVQGASLWSAVLAIGLAMSAVVARLTRILARRVLQEQYITAARTSGTGVLGVVFQHVLPNIAPTLAVSLALQFGAAVLAEASLSYLGLGAPPPNASWGRMLQEAQGTVLTAPVGAITPGVAIIALVLGVNFLADGLRDLADPTRRRSR; translated from the coding sequence ATGAGCCGCGTCGCCGAACAGCTGGTCACCGGATCCGCGCCCGTGCGCCGACGTCCGAAGGCGACGCTGCTGATCGGAATCGTGCTCACGGGTCTCATCGTGCTGATGGCCCTGGTCTCCCTGTTCTGGCTGCCCTACCCGCTCGCCGACACCAGCGGGGGCCGTCTCGAGGGGCCGAGCGCCCTGCACCTGCTCGGCACCGATCGGCTCGGACGCGACCTGCTCTCACAGCTGATGTGGGGCGCGCGGATCGCGCTCGTGGTCGGTACCTGCGCGGTCGCGATCGCCGCTGTCCTCGGCACGATCGTCGGACTCCTGGCGGCGTTCGCCCGGCCGTGGGTCGACGACACGCTCTCGGCAGGACTCGACGTGGTGATCGCGTTCCCCGTGCTGCTGTTGGCGATGCTGGTCGTCGCCGTGCAGGGCGCGTCGCTGTGGTCGGCTGTGCTCGCGATCGGCCTGGCGATGTCGGCCGTCGTCGCCCGTCTCACCCGCATCCTCGCGCGGCGCGTCCTGCAGGAGCAGTACATCACCGCGGCGCGCACCAGCGGCACCGGCGTGCTCGGCGTCGTGTTCCAGCACGTGCTGCCGAACATCGCGCCCACCCTCGCCGTGAGCCTGGCGCTGCAGTTCGGCGCCGCCGTGCTGGCCGAGGCGAGCCTGTCGTACCTCGGGTTGGGAGCACCGCCGCCCAACGCGTCGTGGGGACGCATGCTGCAGGAGGCGCAGGGCACGGTCCTCACAGCCCCTGTGGGCGCCATCACTCCCGGCGTCGCGATCATCGCGCTGGTGCTCGGTGTGAACTTCCTCGCCGACGGTCTGCGCGACCTC
- a CDS encoding ABC transporter permease — MLAYLLRRLAFLAVSLVVAMVAIFVLLRLLPGDPANALLSVNATPEQIAAARAQVGSDQPLLQQFTTWATQLLRLDLGESFLSSRPVGPDIADRLAVTLPLTLIAFAIALLVSLVIGITAAVKADRWYGIALSGFAQLGVAVPVFWVGVVLVWVFALGWGVLPSGGFPRKDWEDPADALRSLALPVITIVIVMSASLSRYVRSATLDVLGSDYLRTARAGGSSMPEALLRHGVRNGAIPVVAVLGIELSTTLLGAVVVESVFTLPGLGSLLLSAIEQHDFQVIQGVLVVSTLFVLLVGFAADIAQRLIDPRLRTSVSGNR, encoded by the coding sequence ATGCTCGCCTACCTCCTGCGCCGCCTCGCGTTCCTCGCGGTATCGCTCGTCGTCGCGATGGTCGCGATCTTCGTGCTGCTGCGCCTTCTCCCCGGCGACCCGGCCAACGCGCTGCTCTCCGTGAACGCCACCCCGGAGCAGATCGCCGCCGCGCGCGCCCAGGTCGGCTCCGATCAGCCCCTGCTGCAGCAGTTCACGACGTGGGCGACGCAGCTGCTCCGTCTCGATCTCGGCGAGTCGTTCCTGAGCTCCCGTCCCGTCGGACCCGACATCGCCGATCGCCTCGCCGTGACGCTCCCGCTCACCCTCATCGCCTTCGCCATCGCGCTGCTCGTCTCGCTCGTGATCGGCATCACCGCCGCCGTGAAGGCCGACCGCTGGTACGGCATCGCGCTCTCGGGCTTCGCGCAGCTCGGGGTGGCCGTGCCCGTGTTCTGGGTGGGTGTGGTGCTGGTCTGGGTGTTCGCGCTCGGGTGGGGCGTGCTGCCCTCCGGCGGCTTCCCCCGGAAGGACTGGGAGGATCCGGCGGACGCACTGCGCTCGCTCGCGCTGCCGGTGATCACGATCGTGATCGTCATGAGCGCCTCCCTGAGCCGCTACGTCCGCTCGGCGACGCTCGACGTGCTGGGCAGCGACTATCTGCGCACCGCCCGCGCCGGCGGATCGAGCATGCCGGAGGCGCTCCTGCGTCACGGGGTGCGCAACGGCGCCATCCCCGTCGTCGCGGTCCTCGGCATCGAACTGTCGACCACCCTCCTCGGCGCAGTGGTCGTCGAGAGCGTCTTCACGCTTCCCGGTCTCGGCAGCCTCCTGCTGTCCGCCATCGAGCAGCATGACTTCCAGGTCATCCAGGGCGTCCTCGTCGTCAGCACGCTCTTCGTGCTGCTGGTCGGATTCGCCGCCGACATCGCGCAGCGGCTGATCGATCCGCGACTGCGCACGAGTGTCTCGGGGAACCGATGA
- a CDS encoding ABC transporter substrate-binding protein translates to MRRTRILGALGAVATLALVAGCASGTSDDATASEDATIFIGSLYEPTNLSNTQGGGQGVTEALTGNVYEGLYRLTDDGEVEPLLAEDAQVSDDGLTYTITLRDDVTFHSGDPLTSADVKSSVEDVTAEDSVSARKSSFKTIADIATPDDKTVVFTLSQRSISFLYNLSYVWIVNDEAGDITSTEDGTGPYTLDEWKKGSTLTLQRWDDYWGEPAKNGEVVYTYFTDATAENNALLTGEIDVITSVQNPDSLTQFDSDDYVVSEGTSTTKELLAFNDRVAPFDNTLVRKAVYSAIDTKKLLESIWGDYGTLIGSMVPPTDPWYEDLTSVNPYDVELSKDLLAQAGYADGFTFTLDTPSYDPHPAVAEFLQSQLAEVGITVEINTISADEWYTKVFKEQDFEATLQEHVNDRDVVWYGNPDFYWGYNDADVQQWVAQAEQAATTDEQTALLKQVNEKIAADAASVWLYLYPQIVVASSDLSGYPVNGLNSQFFAYDIVKS, encoded by the coding sequence ATGAGAAGAACCCGCATCCTCGGCGCGCTCGGTGCCGTCGCCACGCTCGCCCTCGTGGCCGGCTGCGCGTCCGGTACGAGCGACGACGCCACCGCGAGCGAAGACGCCACGATCTTCATCGGCTCGCTGTACGAGCCGACCAACCTGAGCAACACCCAGGGCGGCGGGCAGGGCGTGACCGAGGCTCTGACCGGCAACGTCTACGAAGGCCTCTACCGGCTCACGGATGACGGCGAGGTCGAACCTCTCCTCGCCGAAGACGCCCAGGTGTCCGACGACGGCCTCACTTACACGATCACTCTGCGCGACGACGTGACCTTCCACTCGGGCGACCCGCTCACCTCCGCCGACGTGAAGTCGAGCGTCGAAGACGTCACCGCCGAGGACTCGGTCTCGGCCCGCAAGTCGAGCTTCAAGACGATCGCCGACATCGCCACCCCCGACGACAAGACGGTCGTGTTCACGCTGTCGCAGCGGTCGATCTCGTTCCTGTACAACCTCAGCTACGTGTGGATCGTGAACGACGAGGCCGGCGACATCACCAGCACGGAAGACGGCACCGGCCCCTACACGCTCGACGAGTGGAAGAAGGGCTCGACGCTCACCCTGCAGCGCTGGGACGACTACTGGGGCGAGCCCGCCAAGAACGGCGAGGTCGTCTACACGTACTTCACCGACGCGACGGCGGAGAACAACGCCCTCCTCACGGGTGAGATCGACGTCATCACCAGCGTGCAGAACCCGGACTCGCTGACGCAGTTCGACTCCGACGACTACGTCGTGAGCGAGGGCACCTCGACCACGAAGGAGCTGCTCGCCTTCAACGACCGCGTCGCCCCCTTCGACAACACGCTCGTGCGCAAGGCGGTCTACTCCGCGATCGACACGAAGAAGCTCCTCGAGTCGATCTGGGGCGACTACGGCACGCTGATCGGGTCGATGGTGCCGCCGACCGACCCCTGGTACGAGGACCTCACCTCCGTGAACCCGTACGACGTCGAGCTCTCGAAGGACCTGCTCGCGCAGGCCGGCTACGCCGACGGCTTCACGTTCACGCTCGACACCCCGAGCTACGACCCGCACCCCGCCGTGGCGGAGTTCCTGCAGTCGCAGCTCGCCGAGGTCGGCATCACGGTAGAGATCAACACGATCAGCGCCGACGAGTGGTACACGAAGGTGTTCAAGGAGCAGGACTTCGAGGCCACTCTGCAGGAGCACGTGAACGACCGCGACGTGGTCTGGTACGGCAACCCCGACTTCTACTGGGGCTACAACGACGCCGACGTGCAGCAGTGGGTCGCCCAGGCCGAGCAGGCCGCCACGACCGACGAGCAGACGGCGCTGCTGAAGCAGGTCAACGAGAAGATCGCCGCGGATGCCGCGAGCGTATGGTTGTACCTGTACCCGCAGATCGTGGTCGCCTCCAGTGACCTCAGCGGATACCCGGTCAACGGCCTGAACTCGCAGTTCTTCGCCTACGACATCGTCAAGTCCTGA
- a CDS encoding DUF1684 domain-containing protein gives MSEREDHTYWQAERRAAVTSATGNLALIETRWTGERPDLDAAQRDASPTVTVTPIERTNIETGQAEHGLRAWDAEAPAIRAFDRIDTYDYDPAWVLEGHFTPVSSDRRVSFEHIRDNGGTRDLVVPGDIRLELEGQEYTLAAFDDGGTLLLVFGDETNGSETYGSGRFLFVQLRDDEGSVVLDFNRAFVPPCGFSAQYNCPLPPASNRFPLPIRAGEKNVVFHDGFDIYAA, from the coding sequence ATGTCTGAACGCGAAGATCACACCTATTGGCAGGCCGAGCGCCGCGCCGCCGTCACGTCGGCGACCGGCAACCTCGCCCTGATCGAGACCCGCTGGACCGGCGAGCGCCCTGACCTGGACGCTGCGCAGCGCGACGCGTCGCCCACGGTGACCGTGACCCCGATCGAGCGCACGAACATCGAGACCGGTCAGGCCGAGCACGGCCTGCGTGCCTGGGACGCCGAGGCGCCCGCCATCCGCGCCTTCGACCGCATCGACACCTACGACTACGACCCTGCGTGGGTTCTCGAAGGACACTTCACCCCGGTCTCCAGCGACCGTCGCGTGTCCTTCGAGCACATCCGCGACAACGGCGGCACGCGCGATCTGGTCGTCCCCGGCGACATCCGCCTCGAGCTCGAAGGCCAGGAGTACACCCTCGCCGCCTTCGACGACGGCGGCACGCTGCTGCTCGTCTTCGGCGATGAGACCAACGGATCGGAGACCTACGGATCCGGTCGCTTCCTGTTCGTACAGCTGCGCGACGACGAGGGCTCCGTGGTCCTCGACTTCAACCGTGCGTTCGTGCCGCCGTGCGGTTTCAGCGCCCAGTACAACTGCCCGCTGCCGCCGGCCTCCAACCGCTTCCCCCTGCCTATCCGAGCAGGCGAGAAGAACGTCGTGTTCCACGACGGCTTCGACATCTACGCGGCGTGA
- a CDS encoding type II toxin-antitoxin system TacA family antitoxin, whose amino-acid sequence MSTSTSPLKSARLEFRVTADQKEVIEEAAAIEGRTVTDFSASVLVERAQEVIERERRLRVDAVRFDAFIEVMERPPRTVEGLRELMRRDSVFVD is encoded by the coding sequence ATGAGCACTTCGACTTCTCCGCTGAAGAGCGCCCGCCTGGAGTTCCGCGTCACCGCGGACCAGAAGGAGGTGATCGAGGAGGCAGCCGCGATCGAGGGTCGCACTGTGACGGACTTCTCGGCGTCTGTGCTGGTGGAGAGGGCGCAGGAGGTCATCGAGCGCGAGCGTCGGTTGCGCGTCGATGCCGTCCGGTTCGACGCCTTCATCGAGGTCATGGAGCGTCCGCCCCGCACCGTCGAGGGTCTGCGAGAGCTGATGAGACGCGATTCGGTCTTCGTTGACTGA
- a CDS encoding GNAT family N-acetyltransferase gives MTEFLTPRPLASGDKLSDFRCGDESLDTWLRGRARSNEKSGASRTMVSVTREGRVAGYYCLASSAIDRGDGPPQLAGGMPVSVPIVLLGRLAVDREYAGRGLGFSLLQHATMRALEAADAIGVRAILVHAINDEIVPFYERFGFTAFPEARRTLFLLVQDARATLAR, from the coding sequence TTGACTGAGTTCCTGACCCCGCGACCTCTCGCGTCCGGCGACAAGCTCTCGGACTTCCGCTGCGGGGACGAGAGCCTCGATACCTGGTTGCGGGGACGAGCCCGCTCGAATGAGAAGAGCGGCGCTTCGCGCACGATGGTCTCGGTCACGCGGGAGGGGAGGGTCGCGGGGTACTACTGCCTGGCTTCCAGTGCCATCGACCGCGGCGACGGGCCGCCGCAGCTGGCGGGCGGCATGCCCGTGTCTGTTCCCATCGTGCTGCTCGGGCGTCTGGCTGTGGACCGGGAGTACGCCGGTCGGGGTCTCGGGTTCTCCCTCCTGCAGCACGCGACGATGCGAGCGCTCGAAGCCGCAGACGCCATCGGCGTCCGTGCCATCCTTGTGCACGCGATCAACGACGAGATCGTCCCGTTCTACGAGCGATTCGGCTTCACCGCCTTCCCCGAGGCGCGTCGTACCCTCTTCCTTCTCGTGCAGGATGCACGCGCGACCCTCGCGCGGTGA
- a CDS encoding LysR family transcriptional regulator — MDAAKRPRADDLLVLLAVARTGRYTSAATHLGLDHTTVARRIAALEDVLGGRVVAQSATGWELTDLGRSAAETGGRIEAALSQLDGGAETPDPVSGVVRMSATDGFSAYIAAPAVAALRIAHPRLTVEIVAATRRAAEHRAGLDLEVVVGAPQTRRAHAVKLGTYTLGMYASRDYLARVGTPNTAAELEQHQLVYFVDSMLQVDALDLPRRLVPRMQDGLTSTNVFVHVEATRAGAGIGLLPCFAADRHPDLVRLLPTVFAEKLPYYLVARPESLRLPAVSALAAALRAQTRASKAMLDGASG, encoded by the coding sequence ATGGATGCCGCTAAGCGCCCTCGAGCCGACGACCTGCTCGTGCTCCTCGCGGTCGCGCGCACCGGGCGCTACACGAGCGCCGCCACCCATCTGGGCCTCGACCACACGACGGTCGCCCGGCGCATCGCCGCCCTCGAAGACGTGCTCGGCGGTCGCGTGGTCGCACAGTCGGCGACGGGATGGGAGCTGACCGACCTCGGCCGATCCGCTGCGGAGACGGGGGGCCGTATCGAAGCGGCGCTGTCTCAGCTCGACGGCGGCGCCGAGACGCCCGATCCGGTCTCGGGAGTCGTCCGCATGTCGGCGACCGACGGCTTCAGCGCCTACATCGCAGCCCCCGCCGTCGCCGCTCTGCGCATCGCGCATCCGAGGCTCACGGTCGAGATCGTCGCGGCGACCCGACGCGCCGCCGAGCACCGCGCCGGCCTCGATCTCGAAGTGGTGGTGGGGGCTCCGCAGACGCGTCGCGCTCATGCGGTGAAGCTCGGCACCTACACGCTGGGCATGTACGCGTCGCGCGACTACCTCGCCCGGGTCGGAACGCCGAACACTGCCGCCGAGTTGGAGCAGCACCAGCTGGTCTACTTCGTCGACTCGATGCTGCAGGTCGACGCCCTCGATCTCCCCCGCCGTCTCGTCCCGCGCATGCAGGACGGACTCACCTCCACCAATGTCTTCGTGCACGTGGAGGCGACCAGAGCAGGCGCCGGCATCGGGCTCCTCCCCTGCTTCGCGGCCGACCGCCATCCCGATCTCGTGCGCCTGCTGCCCACGGTCTTCGCCGAGAAGCTGCCGTACTACCTGGTCGCACGGCCCGAGTCGTTGCGCCTGCCGGCCGTCTCCGCTCTCGCCGCAGCCCTGCGCGCGCAGACGCGTGCGTCGAAGGCGATGCTCGACGGCGCGAGCGGCTGA
- a CDS encoding MFS transporter, producing the protein MTSSVSAAPTAPSVPTSKLKRVVAASMAGTVVEWYEFFLYATAASLVFGTYFFPATGSPLDGIIAAFVTYAIGFIARPLGGIVFGQIGDRFGRKPTLQATIIIVGAATFLMGCLPGFQSIGYWAPALLVALRFLQGFAVGGEWGGAVLLVAEQSPDRSRSFWSSWPQAAVPVGNLLATLVLLVSSWVMSSAAFLEWGWRIAFWLSAVIVLVGFYIRRHVEEAPIFLEAKAQVEAEKATSYGVVEVLRRYPKGILQAMGIRFAENIVYYIVVSFTIVYLKTVHEYDTSQLLLALLIAHVVHFAIIPQLGRLADRWGRKPVYLTGAILSATWAFFAFPMFDTLNPVLIVLAVTIGLCFHAFMYAPQPAVMAELFPTRMRYSGVSLGSQVTAILAGSLAPILAIQWLRDFGSWLPIAIYIVIACVVTAVAVVSLRETKGISLQAIDDADAARTAAA; encoded by the coding sequence ATGACATCCTCAGTGAGCGCGGCCCCCACCGCCCCCTCCGTCCCGACCTCGAAGCTCAAGCGGGTCGTCGCGGCCTCCATGGCCGGCACGGTCGTGGAGTGGTACGAGTTCTTCCTCTACGCCACCGCGGCCAGCCTGGTGTTCGGCACCTACTTCTTCCCGGCGACCGGTTCGCCCCTCGACGGCATCATCGCGGCCTTCGTCACCTACGCGATCGGCTTCATCGCCCGGCCCCTCGGTGGCATCGTCTTCGGCCAGATCGGCGACAGGTTCGGCCGCAAGCCCACCCTCCAGGCCACGATCATCATCGTCGGCGCGGCGACCTTCCTGATGGGGTGCCTCCCCGGCTTCCAGAGCATCGGCTACTGGGCACCCGCGCTGCTGGTGGCGCTCCGCTTCCTCCAGGGCTTCGCCGTGGGTGGGGAGTGGGGCGGTGCGGTGCTGCTGGTCGCCGAGCAGAGCCCCGACCGTTCGCGCTCCTTCTGGTCGAGCTGGCCTCAGGCCGCTGTTCCGGTAGGCAACCTCCTCGCCACCCTCGTGCTGCTCGTGAGCTCGTGGGTGATGAGCTCGGCCGCCTTCCTCGAATGGGGATGGCGCATCGCCTTCTGGCTGTCGGCCGTGATCGTGCTGGTCGGGTTCTACATCCGCCGCCACGTCGAGGAGGCGCCGATCTTCCTCGAGGCCAAGGCGCAGGTCGAGGCCGAGAAGGCCACGTCGTACGGCGTCGTCGAGGTGCTGCGCCGGTACCCGAAGGGCATCCTGCAGGCCATGGGCATCCGCTTCGCCGAGAACATCGTCTACTACATCGTGGTCAGCTTCACGATCGTGTACCTGAAGACCGTGCACGAGTACGACACCAGTCAGCTGCTGCTCGCTCTGCTCATCGCGCACGTCGTGCACTTCGCGATCATCCCGCAGCTGGGGCGACTCGCGGATCGGTGGGGGCGCAAGCCCGTCTACCTCACCGGGGCCATCCTCAGTGCGACGTGGGCGTTCTTCGCGTTCCCGATGTTCGACACCCTCAACCCGGTGCTGATCGTGCTGGCCGTCACCATCGGGCTCTGCTTCCACGCGTTCATGTACGCCCCGCAGCCGGCGGTGATGGCAGAGCTCTTCCCCACCCGCATGCGCTACTCGGGAGTCTCGCTCGGCTCCCAGGTCACGGCCATCCTCGCCGGGTCGCTCGCGCCGATCCTCGCGATCCAGTGGCTGCGCGACTTCGGCTCCTGGCTGCCGATCGCGATCTACATCGTCATCGCCTGCGTCGTGACGGCCGTCGCCGTGGTCTCGCTGCGCGAGACGAAGGGCATCTCGCTGCAGGCGATCGACGACGCCGATGCCGCCCGCACGGCCGCGGCCTGA
- a CDS encoding 3-hydroxybutyrate dehydrogenase — protein MTDLRGRTALVTGGASGIGAACAREFASAGARVTVADVDREAAEALATEIGGQAWCVDLSDLGALADARIDVDILVNNAGVQHVSPIEDFAPERFSFILRLMLEAPFLLIRAALPGMYDRGFGRVINISSVHGLRASAYKSAYVAAKHGLEGLSKVTALEGGPRGVTSNCIDPGYVRTPLVEKQIADQARVHGIPEEEVLANVMLTESAIKRLVEPSEVASLALWLAGDTAGMVTGASYTIDGGWSAR, from the coding sequence ATGACCGATCTGCGAGGACGCACGGCGCTCGTCACGGGTGGTGCGAGCGGGATCGGCGCCGCGTGTGCCCGGGAATTCGCTTCGGCGGGCGCCCGGGTCACGGTTGCCGATGTCGACCGTGAGGCCGCGGAGGCTCTCGCCACGGAGATCGGCGGGCAGGCGTGGTGCGTCGACCTATCCGACCTCGGTGCGCTCGCCGATGCCCGCATCGACGTCGACATCCTCGTCAACAACGCCGGAGTGCAGCACGTGAGTCCGATCGAGGACTTCGCACCGGAGCGGTTCTCGTTCATCCTGCGCCTCATGCTCGAAGCGCCGTTCCTGCTCATCCGCGCCGCACTCCCGGGAATGTACGACCGGGGCTTCGGGCGGGTGATCAACATCTCGAGCGTGCACGGCCTGCGCGCCTCGGCCTACAAGTCGGCGTACGTCGCGGCGAAGCACGGTCTGGAGGGGCTGTCGAAGGTGACGGCGCTGGAGGGTGGACCGCGCGGGGTGACGAGCAACTGCATCGATCCCGGGTACGTGCGCACGCCGCTCGTCGAGAAGCAGATCGCCGATCAGGCCCGGGTGCACGGCATCCCCGAGGAGGAGGTCCTCGCGAACGTGATGCTGACCGAGTCGGCCATCAAGCGGCTCGTCGAGCCGAGCGAGGTCGCCTCCCTGGCGCTGTGGCTCGCAGGCGACACTGCGGGGATGGTGACAGGGGCGAGCTACACGATCGACGGCGGATGGTCGGCGCGCTGA
- a CDS encoding Pr6Pr family membrane protein has translation METEIETETVAPQTRRAWGIARIVVGASVIVVLLYAYALRIAVGDASPFDYFGYFTNQTSLIAALVLIGSGALGATGRSVPSWFALLRGIVTAYLLVVGVIYNVLVPGTGSAPPWVSVLLHVVFPLLVALDWLLVGDRPRLPWSRLWMLVPYPLIWLVVVLWRGVTDGWVPYGFLLPERGLGSLMLHVLGLLVAVLLAGVLVWTASRFRGVSLRENASPLD, from the coding sequence GTGGAGACCGAGATCGAGACCGAGACCGTCGCGCCGCAGACCCGCCGCGCGTGGGGAATCGCCCGCATCGTGGTCGGCGCCTCGGTCATCGTCGTCCTCCTCTACGCCTACGCTCTGCGCATCGCCGTGGGGGACGCGAGCCCGTTCGACTACTTCGGGTACTTCACGAACCAGACCAGTCTCATCGCGGCGCTCGTCCTGATCGGCAGCGGTGCACTCGGGGCCACCGGCCGATCGGTTCCCTCGTGGTTCGCGTTGCTGCGCGGCATCGTGACCGCCTACTTGCTCGTGGTCGGCGTGATCTACAACGTGCTCGTCCCCGGCACGGGCTCGGCGCCGCCCTGGGTGAGCGTGCTGCTGCACGTCGTCTTCCCCCTGCTCGTGGCGCTCGACTGGCTGCTCGTCGGCGATCGCCCCCGGCTGCCGTGGTCCCGCCTCTGGATGCTCGTGCCCTACCCCCTGATCTGGCTGGTCGTGGTCCTGTGGCGCGGAGTCACCGACGGCTGGGTGCCCTACGGCTTCCTGCTCCCCGAACGCGGGCTCGGTTCGCTGATGCTCCACGTGCTCGGGCTGCTCGTCGCCGTGCTGCTCGCCGGCGTCCTGGTCTGGACGGCCAGCCGATTCCGCGGCGTGTCGTTGAGGGAGAACGCATCCCCCCTCGACTGA
- a CDS encoding GNAT family N-acetyltransferase: MTGESGHDPEYPIRTERLLLRPIAPADAAPMHVYKSDPDAVRYVPYAPLELAEVEQRIATTWSNTRFAKEGDAVSLAVEERSSGALLGDVVLFWRSESDRSGEVGYIFDPRAGGRGYATEAVDALLALGFDGVGLHRIVARIDERNTASAGVVERLGFRREARLVESEWFKGEWTTLLVYALLEDEWRGRDGADGS, translated from the coding sequence GTGACGGGGGAGTCGGGGCACGACCCCGAGTACCCGATCCGCACGGAGCGCCTGCTCCTACGCCCGATCGCGCCCGCCGATGCCGCACCGATGCACGTCTACAAGTCCGACCCTGATGCCGTACGGTACGTGCCCTACGCGCCACTGGAGCTCGCGGAGGTCGAACAGCGCATCGCCACCACCTGGTCGAACACGCGCTTCGCGAAGGAGGGCGACGCGGTCTCCCTCGCCGTCGAGGAGCGTTCATCCGGCGCACTCCTCGGCGACGTGGTGCTGTTCTGGCGCAGCGAGAGCGACCGATCCGGCGAGGTCGGGTACATCTTCGACCCGCGCGCCGGCGGCCGTGGCTATGCGACCGAGGCGGTCGACGCGCTCCTCGCGCTGGGCTTCGACGGCGTGGGCCTGCACCGCATCGTGGCGCGCATCGACGAGCGCAACACGGCATCGGCCGGGGTCGTGGAAAGGCTCGGCTTCCGCCGCGAGGCCCGTCTGGTGGAGAGCGAATGGTTCAAGGGCGAATGGACGACGTTGCTCGTCTACGCCCTCCTCGAAGACGAATGGCGGGGGCGCGACGGCGCGGACGGCTCGTGA
- a CDS encoding Lrp/AsnC family transcriptional regulator: MDETAYRILEVLRDNGRVSIAALADKVGISRANAYTRVESLVHDGVITGFSARVDQAKAGLSIGALVFVTVMPQAWASFRERVLEMPDVEWCAITTGEHDAMLLIRAVDVSGVHEFSTGVIAQLPEVRTVVSVVVLDEVIRRPYLLPGDLPERSSVTAPLGMTRWTPASPGRDALPPR, translated from the coding sequence TTGGACGAGACGGCGTACAGAATCCTCGAAGTCCTGCGTGATAACGGTCGTGTCTCGATCGCGGCTCTCGCCGACAAGGTGGGGATCTCACGCGCGAACGCCTACACGCGCGTCGAGTCGCTCGTGCACGACGGCGTCATCACGGGCTTCAGCGCCCGCGTGGATCAGGCGAAGGCGGGGCTCTCCATCGGCGCCCTCGTCTTCGTCACCGTGATGCCGCAGGCCTGGGCGTCGTTCCGGGAGCGGGTGCTGGAGATGCCCGATGTGGAGTGGTGCGCGATCACCACAGGCGAGCACGACGCGATGCTGCTGATCCGCGCCGTCGATGTCAGCGGCGTGCACGAGTTCTCCACCGGAGTGATCGCTCAGCTTCCCGAGGTGCGCACGGTGGTCAGCGTGGTGGTGCTCGACGAGGTGATCCGCCGCCCCTACCTGCTGCCGGGGGACCTGCCGGAACGAAGCAGCGTCACCGCACCGCTCGGGATGACACGGTGGACGCCGGCCTCGCCCGGTCGCGACGCGCTGCCGCCGCGCTGA